One Algihabitans albus genomic region harbors:
- a CDS encoding ABC transporter ATP-binding protein has product MLRVDNAHVMIGAVEALRGFSLDLKEGEMVGLTGRNGAGKTTLMRAVMGLVKLRRGQVMFGGEDFRKVPVHHRAGLGIGYMPEDRGLVPELTVEENLLLPTWVTPALDGPERLSVVYEILPELREMAGRRALLLSGGQQKMVALGRALAVGTRLLLLDEPFEGVAPALSQRLSDVIFGLRQQNLSVVVSQSELNHSHALFDREFVIERGANLVAVAGEAPA; this is encoded by the coding sequence ATGCTTCGAGTCGACAATGCGCATGTGATGATTGGCGCCGTCGAGGCGCTTCGCGGCTTCTCGCTCGACCTGAAGGAAGGCGAGATGGTCGGCCTCACGGGCCGCAACGGCGCCGGCAAGACGACGCTGATGCGGGCGGTGATGGGGTTGGTCAAGCTGCGTCGGGGCCAGGTGATGTTCGGTGGCGAGGACTTTCGCAAGGTGCCCGTCCATCATCGCGCCGGCCTCGGCATCGGCTACATGCCCGAAGATCGCGGCTTGGTGCCGGAGCTCACGGTCGAAGAGAACCTGCTTCTGCCGACCTGGGTCACGCCCGCGCTCGACGGTCCGGAGCGACTGTCGGTGGTCTACGAGATCCTGCCGGAGCTGAGAGAGATGGCCGGGCGGCGCGCCCTGCTGCTGTCGGGTGGCCAGCAGAAGATGGTGGCGCTCGGCCGCGCCTTGGCGGTCGGCACGCGTCTGCTGCTTCTGGACGAACCCTTCGAAGGAGTCGCGCCCGCGCTCAGTCAGCGTCTGTCTGACGTCATCTTCGGACTCCGGCAGCAGAATCTCTCGGTGGTAGTGAGTCAGTCGGAGCTGAATCATTCTCACGCCCTGTTCGACCGTGAGTTCGTGATCGAACGGGGCGCAAACCTGGTCGCGGTCGCAGGGGAGGCGCCGGCATGA
- a CDS encoding phosphotransferase family protein, with the protein MTAEAAAQPDFDLAALTGFLKGRLSGLGELRGLERLTGGQSNPTYRLKGSAGQAVLRKQPSGDILPSAHAMDREFRVLSALAETQVPVPRVWLFCDDPAVIGTPFYVMEYVEGRVFHDCALPELGAGERAAIYDSMNEVMARLHQVDWEAADLSGFGRVGGYFTRQMRRWSRQLELSSTRVVPELERVRDWLTDHLPDDTETTLCHGDLRLGNLLFAPDAPRAVVLLDWELSTLGNPLADVAFNCIAYHSTPEEYGGLLGLDLGALGIPAEAEYLDLYYERSGRNDRVSAFHLAFSLFRFAVIFEGIAARAKAGTAAAENAEQVGALGVAFARRADRIIAERA; encoded by the coding sequence ATGACGGCCGAGGCGGCCGCTCAACCCGATTTCGACCTTGCGGCGCTGACCGGCTTTCTCAAAGGCCGTCTCTCCGGCTTGGGCGAGCTGCGCGGCCTTGAGAGGCTGACCGGCGGCCAGTCGAACCCCACCTATCGGTTGAAGGGCAGCGCCGGGCAAGCCGTTCTGCGCAAGCAGCCGAGTGGCGATATTCTGCCCTCGGCGCATGCCATGGACCGCGAATTCCGGGTTCTCTCGGCCTTGGCGGAGACACAGGTGCCGGTGCCGCGCGTCTGGTTGTTCTGCGACGATCCGGCCGTGATCGGCACGCCCTTCTACGTCATGGAATACGTGGAGGGCCGGGTGTTTCATGACTGCGCGCTTCCGGAGCTGGGCGCCGGGGAGCGCGCCGCCATCTACGACTCGATGAACGAGGTGATGGCGCGCCTTCACCAGGTCGATTGGGAGGCGGCGGACTTGAGCGGTTTCGGCCGGGTGGGCGGCTACTTCACGCGCCAGATGCGGCGCTGGTCGCGGCAGCTCGAACTCTCCAGCACGCGTGTCGTCCCGGAGCTGGAGCGGGTGCGCGACTGGCTGACGGATCACCTGCCGGACGACACGGAAACCACCCTTTGTCATGGCGATCTGCGGCTCGGCAACCTGCTGTTTGCGCCCGACGCGCCACGCGCCGTCGTGCTGCTCGATTGGGAGCTTTCGACACTGGGCAATCCCCTGGCCGATGTCGCCTTCAACTGCATCGCCTATCACTCGACGCCGGAGGAGTACGGCGGCCTGCTTGGGCTGGATCTCGGCGCGCTGGGCATTCCCGCGGAAGCGGAGTACCTCGATCTCTACTACGAGCGCAGCGGCCGCAACGACCGTGTCAGCGCCTTTCATCTCGCCTTTTCGCTGTTCCGTTTCGCCGTGATTTTCGAGGGCATTGCCGCGCGCGCGAAGGCCGGGACGGCGGCGGCCGAAAACGCGGAACAGGTCGGCGCGCTCGGCGTCGCCTTCGCGCGGCGGGCGGACAGGATTATCGCCGAAAGGGCCTGA